The Castanea sativa cultivar Marrone di Chiusa Pesio chromosome 4, ASM4071231v1 sequence catcaaaagagcaagtagtcctttcaagtccgaagcatccagcctactaattttcttcgcATTATCACTTTAGTCCATCTTCCCTTTGTTTCCTCTAGCCTCTTCTTCAACCCATTAACAATTGATTTGTTTGTAGCCTCAGCTTGGCCATTGATCTGGGGATATGCCAAGGTCGAATACCTATTCTTTATGCCGAGGTCACTACAATACTTGCAgaaagccttactatcaaattgtaaccCATTATCTGACACCAATAACTCTGGCACTCCAAACCTCGTtactatgtttttccaaacaaatttctTGACATCCACATCCTGAATATTAGCTAGTACTTCGGCCTCAACCCACTTAGTGCAGTAATCCACAGCCACCAAGATAAACCGTCTATTCCCTGTAGCTCGGGAAAATGGGTCAATGATGTCTAGCCCTCATTGTGCGAAAAGCCACGGACTGCAGATGGGATTCAAGCTTCCCGTAGGTTGGTGTATTAACGGAGTGTTTTTCTGACATTGCTTGCATCTTTTCACATACCCTGTAGCGTCTCTTTGCATCTTGGGTCACCAAAATCCTTATGTCATTGCTCGGTGGGCCAATGACCGGCTTTTCACATGTTTGCCGCAGACCCCTTCATGAAGCTCGGTTAAAAGTTCATTAACTTTGGTAGGATAGAGGCACAACAGGTAAAGTTCCCCAAAAGATCTTCAATACAATCTGCGGTCTTTGGACAACCAAAACCAAGCAGTAACTCTACGCATTTTGTCAACTTCTCTGCTTTCGCTTGGTAAATGGTCTTCAGCCAAAAATTCAATGATTGGGTCCATCAAACTGGGTTCAAGGAGTGTAATAGCCAAAACATTCACTTTCGAGTTAATACTTGGCTCTTTCACCACTTCCACCTTGATCAGCTGAGGTACCTCAACGGCCAATGATGAGCCAAGGTTGCTAATGAGTCGGTGTGCCTATTCTGCCCTTGAGAAATTAGGATCACCTTCGTTTTCTGAAACCTGCTTATCATTTGCTTCACAAGCCTCAAATAATCAACCATCCGAGAATCCTTGGCTTCAAAACTTCCCTCAACTTGACTAACCACCAGTCGAGAGTCTGAATACACCTCCAAGTTAGTCACCCCTAAGCTAAGCACAGCCCTCAGCCCTGCAAGAAGTGCTTCATATTCGACCTCGTTGTTTGATGCCATAAAGCTCAGCCTGAATGAATACTCCACTTTTACTCCTTCTGGCAATATTATGATGATGCCAGCCCCTACTCCATTGCATTGGACATGTCATCCACGAACACCTTCTAGGGTCGAGCTTGCACATTACACACAATCCCCTGATCTCCTTAAGGAGTAAACTCTGCAATGAGTTCGGCAAGTACCTAGCCTTTGACCGAACTTATTGGTGTATACCAAATGTCAAATGATCTGAGCTTGGTGCCTCACTTGGCTATTTGGCCCGTGAAGTCGGATCTCTTAAGCAAGGACTGTAAAGGGTACTCAGTCAACACATACACCGTGTGggcttgaaaataatgaggtAACTTCCTGGTCACGTGTACCAATGCTAACACCAACTTTTCCAAGGGTAAATACCTTATCTCTACATCGACCAAAGTTTTACTAATGTAGTAGATTGGTTTTTGAACTCCTCCCTATTCCTTCAATAATACCGCGCTTactgtagacactcgattttgctcAGATACTGCTAAATACATAAACAAGTCCTCTCCAACCTCTGGGAATGACAGTATAGGTGCACTCACCAGATATTTCTTCAAATCTTGAAAAGCCTCTTCACACTCTTCGATCCACTGAAAGCCTTTCCACTTTTTCAGCAATTGGTAGAAAAGGCAACACTGATCGGCGAACTTTAAAACCAATCAGTTTAAAGCAGCTAACATCCCCGTCAATACCTGTACCTCTTTCGGGTTGTTTGGTGGCCTAAGCCGCTCTATGGCACTTATTTGATCGGGGTTCACCTCTATTCCCCGATGTGTGATCATATACCCGAGAAATTTTCTATCTCCTAAGCCAAAGACACACTTATCAGCGTTAAGGCACAGCCTGTGCCACTTGAGTATTTCAAATATCTCCATTAGATCATGCACATGCCTCTGATCCtccttactcttcaccaccatatcgtcaataTACACTTCTACCGTGCCCCCGATCTTCTCTctaaacattctagtcatcatcctttgataagtggCCCCTACATTctttagaccgaaaggcattaccgtGTAATAGTAATTTGCTTCAGGAGATATAAACGACATTTTCTCCTAGTCCTCGGTAGCTAAGGCAATCTGATGATAGCCCTAAAaaacatccaaaaaactcatcctgGGATGTCCACGGGTGGCATCCACCAACTAATCAATCTTCGGCATTGGGAACGGATCCTTGAGACAAGCTCAGTTGAGGTCGGTAAAGTCTACACAGACCCTCCATttaccattcttcttcttcactaccatgGTATTGGACAACCATTTGGGGAAGTAGACTTCTTTAATTACCCCAGCCAGTTTCAGCCTCTCAACCTCTTGCTTCATAACCTCCACGTATTGCTTGGCCGATCTCCTCAGCTTTTGCTTCTTCGGGGGGAACATTGGGTCTACATTAAGTTTGTGGGTAATGAACTCAGGATCCACTCCGGGCACGTAATAGGGGCTCCAtgcaaaaatttcaagattttgaaCTAATAGTAGTAATATATTCACCCTATCTTTATACTTCATACTAGTTCCTATATAGAAACACCTATTCTCATAAGGAAGTATACTTACTTTAATTAGATCCTTGGCACTATCAGTTCCTTTGCCCTTAGGGGGCTCCTGTAATTGATACAAATGGTCCTACTTGGCAGACTCTTTCTGTTTGATTTCTCAGTTCATGGCTGCCACTAGACACTACCTTGCTACTTGCTAATCTCCCTTTACCACGGTGACATCGTGGTCATTATAAAAAttcaccttaacatgcaaaGTGGACGGGACCACTCTCATGGCGTGATTCCATGGCCTGCCACGTATCGCCATGTACGGAGAAAATGAACTGACCACAATGAAATTCACCATCACCTCTTTCCCTTCTGTATTCACCGGAAGTAAAATTTGCCCATCTGGAGTTACCATTCTGCCATTGAATCCCACTAAAGGGGCATCATAGTTAGATAGATCCTTTGTCTTCAACCCCAACCCTTTGAAGAGATCAGGATACATTACCTCGGCCCCACTTCCCTGGTCTATCAACACTCTCTTGACTATAAAACCATTTATTTAGGCAGTGACCATGAGCGCATTATCATCCGGCTGGGCTGTTCCTTCTAAGTCGTCATCATCAAAGGCAATAGGCTCTTGagtaaatttcattttctttctagGTCGAACATCTTCCCCATCATTTTTTACCCACACTACGGATAACACACCCTTTCGCTGACTCACGCTAGTACCTATTGAAGCAGCATAGTTAACCTCGATCACACCCAATGGGGGTGGAAGCATATTCCCCAGTGACCTTAAGGCTTGTCTAGAGGCTCCATTCCCATGGTCCATAACAAACTCCTTCAGATGCTCGGACTTCACTAGTTCCTCTAAATGATCCTTAAACACCCTGTACTGCTTGGTGGTATGCCCCTTATCCCGGTGGTAAGTGCAGTATAGGATTTGATTCCTTCTTGTCAGGTCACCCCCCATTTTGCTCGGCCACTGAAAGTAAGGCTCTTTTTTATTCGTTCTAGAATCTTATGCACAAGCTTCTTGAACGCCACATTGATTTCCCCAGTACGAGCATTAGGCTCTTGAATTCTTAATTCTCTTCTGGGTCTTGGCTAGAAGCCCCCTAGCCAAGACTCCTTTGAGTATTgcgatgtggctagcgctttacCTTTACTTTGCTGCCGATCATCTTCCAGCATTTTATACTCCTCTATACGCCTCATAAGTTCTCAGGGGGCCTTACAGTTAATGATTCCCGTAACTCTAAGTCCTCCAGCAGACCCAGTTTGAAGGTACTAACAGCCACTTTCTCATTACCCCCACCAATCTCATTATACAACTCCCAGTACCTATTAGCATAGCTTCGAAGAGTTTCCCCAGCTCCCATCTTCATAGAGAGCAAAGCATCCACCGACTGCAATACTCGGCTACACGTCATAAACTGAGCGCCAAACTCTTGAATCAGttccccaaaattttgaattgatcCTTTCCTTAACCCGTTAAACAACCTTAAAGCAGTAGGCCAAAGACTAGAAGGGAATACTTTACACATGAGCGCGCCATTTTGATTGTAGAGAGACATCATCTGAATATAATGACTGACGTGCTCGACAGGATCTGCCTTTCCAACATACGAAATAAATGATGGTCTACTAAATCTCCTCAGCATCTGCGCATGTTCAATCTCATCTGAGAATGGTGACCGGGTCGCCCTGCGCAGCGTACGGCTCATGGCATCCATTGTGGCACTCCGGTGCCTATGCCGTTCAGGGGAAATCAAATCCCTATCAGCGAAATCTTGTGATCTTTCCCTTGACCAGCGGGAACTAGATCGACAAGACGCCTCTCCATGGCTATCCAGTTCCATCTTCAGCGCCTACCCCGCACCTCCAATTCCAAATCCCTGACAAGTCTGCGTAGGCGCTCCAACTCTTGATCTCACTTGTCATGATGCTCTTGCTCAGGGACTTCGAACGCTGACCAATACGTTTGCGACGACCCCTCTCCCGAGCCAGTGTTCTTCACCTTATTCATGCCTTCGGTCTTCGTTTCTCTTATGCCTCCTTTCTCGCCAGCTCGATCCCCGAGACGAGCCCCCTAGACCCATTATCAGCATAGCTTGCCAAATGATGGTCAAACATGTCCTGTCAAGTGAATTCCACTAGAACTACAACTTTGTAGgagattcccacagacagcACCAATTGTGCGCACCCAATACTTGGCTAATGGGCCAACTATGTgattgggctcacaatctactTATTATTGTAGGTTGATAGGTTTCCTACAATGGGCAGTTACTCAAGATTGAGCAaagcaccccccccccccccgatgACAAGTAAGTTCCCTAGCCGAACACTCGTCCTTCTTAGTTCCCTCACTTATCTTTCCTCTATTCTCTAACTTTCTCCCTTCTATTCGCCAACCCCTTTTTCCTatcatttttttcctatttaaaGCCTTTCCATAGTGGGTCAGTGATGATTGCCTATTGACGACACTTGTGTGGGTAGGGCCCATTTTGATTATTCCAGACAAGAGTGGACCCCACTTTAGGAACAGGAGCTTGGGTATTGTAACTAGTGCTAGACGTCGGATAATGCTCAACAGCGACATTCCCCAAGGCACTATCGAGGTACTCTTGGATGTACCTGAATAATAGCAGCTCTGAGGCTCGAAACAGTTCTTGGCAAAATCTACAGTGCACACTATACTATCTGGGCCCACAATGGGCTATCAACCGTACACCGTGCACAATTGGGCCTATGAAATATGGGCCTATGAAATATGGGCCAACAACTGCACAccgtacacacacacacacacacacacacacacacacacacacacacacacacatatatatatatatatatatatatatatatatatatatatatataattttgtaatcGTTTCACAATTGAATTCGATGTATGTTACATCTGGGACAAATAGCTGAATCGTGTGGGTAAGAACTTCTACATTGGTCCTTTTATTAACTACCACTCAAGCTGAATCACATATTTCCTTTGTGCCTTTCAGCTACTATATGGATTCATCCCaaccccaacaaaaaaaaaaaaaagcgattATATAGGGGCATTAAGATGCA is a genomic window containing:
- the LOC142632890 gene encoding uncharacterized protein LOC142632890, translated to MYPDLFKGLGLKTKDLSNYDAPLVGFNGRMVTPDGQILLPVNTEGKEVMVNFIVVSSFSPYMAIRGRPWNHAMRVVPSTLHVKVNFYNDHDVTVEPPKGKGTDSAKDLIKVSILPYENRCFYIGTSMKYKDRVNILLLLVQNLEIFAWSPYYVPGVDPEFITHKLNVDPMFPPKKQKLRRSAKQYVEVMKQEVERLKLAGVIKEVYFPKWLSNTMVVKKKNGKWRVCVDFTDLN
- the LOC142632891 gene encoding uncharacterized protein LOC142632891; amino-acid sequence: MELDSHGEASCRSSSRWSRERSQDFADRDLISPERHRHRSATMDAMSRTLRRATRSPFSDEIEHAQMLRRFSRPSFISYVGKADPVEHVSHYIQMMSLYNQNGALMCKVFPSSLWPTALRLFNGLRKGSIQNFGELIQEFGAQFMTCSRVLQSVDALLSMKMGAGETLRSYANRYWELYNEIGGGNEKVAVSTFKLGLLEDLELRESLTVRPPENL